Proteins encoded by one window of Arachis hypogaea cultivar Tifrunner chromosome 1, arahy.Tifrunner.gnm2.J5K5, whole genome shotgun sequence:
- the LOC112697340 gene encoding uncharacterized protein isoform X2 → MKKKQEQHAEAAYAKRKRKKKLKPSGSALLSLEGSDSNSIFGLLLASLTKHHRPLINKCLLTIRPSLLSQSSFTPILALLPALLSSNCSEIACRAVDIVGAVSLVSLEANEQVASDSQALKGLISLLESPKRKVMLSACNAVLDLSATTFGQRQLLKFYALEKLMYVFLQIFKRVESVSLWSEGNRSFGSLKIGIKEDEVSAGFVSATVTLINTCEVEQLQSIPRSLSDAFLRLLKALWTKVSDQVVMKAAVKYNEGGYLCKSNIGVSNLAEAIFRLSANACRLTVSMPFEVIKAGLFGTSESSFEDFLSNYWEVSPFLLHGTVNDPDVYDMFSPFKKSLSWTGCAPSLISSILHSLVSCFPIASDELNIFNFLNEVKDRLGCPIIYKQDIRVVKAEWQSRKEMHYFQDFHPDCIKEPQYFMIDDVLKCVQAYKEGYTIALRGLEFRFQSIAAVAETLALMFGQPSVGANLYLTPPNSQGLACHYDDHCVFVCQIFGSKQWTVFSQSSQLLPRLYDDLNGSDIDYTKAGKREFFLKEGDVLYIPRGFPHEAYTTSGDGSPEFSLHLTLSIEVEPPFEWEGIIHFALHCWGENQKRPCFDGLNSLSQKLHLVSVNLLHVAIGIIGNLDSSFRKACLTAAFTLQPDVYNRISQCQKNYFLLLVDKVRTESRFLEVLNSIEVAVQKNEDPFQQIRWLWVHLESGTSDVYKNKSSMIEDMLSLCDQHKDELEAAFVNLISRFCSEVVFEDVVTRHMLLLQKYSKIRKQYIDVLGN, encoded by the exons ATGAAGAAGAAGCAGGAGCAGCATGCAGAGGCTGCATACGCCAAACGGAAACGGAAAAAGAAACTGAAACCCTCTGGTTCCGCTCTTCTTAGTCTTGAAGGTTCCGATTCCAATTCCATCTTCGGTTTGTTACTTGCATCTCTTACGAAGCACCACCGTCCCCTTATCAACAAATGCTTACTCACAATTCGCCCTTCCCTTCTCTCCCAATCCTCCTTCACGCCCATTCTAGCTCTCCTCCCTGCTCTTCTCAGCTCCAACTGCTCCGAAATCGCGTGCCGCGCCGTCGATATCGTCGGCGCTGTCTCGCTCGTGTCCTTGGAGGCGAACGAGCAGGTTGCCTCCGATTCCCAGGCTCTTAAGGGTTTGATATCGCTGTTGGAGAGTCCCAAGAGAAAGGTTATGTTATCTGCATGCAATGCGGTGTTGGATTTATCCGCCACCACCTTCGGCCAACGCCAGCTGCTCAAGTTTTATGCTTTGGAGAAACTAAT GTATGTGTTTCTCCAGATTTTTAAGCGTGTAGAATCAGTCTCTCTGTGGTCTGAAGGAAATCGAAGTTTCGGCTCTCTTAAGATTGGGATTAAGGAAGATGAAGTTTCAGCTGGGTTTGTCAGTGCAACTGTTACTCTTATCAATACCTGTGAAGTTGAGCAACTGCAAAGTATCCCAAGAAGCCTTTCTGACGCATTTCTGAGGCTTTTAAAAGCGTTATGGACAAAAGTAAGTGATCAAGTGGTAATGAAAGCAGCTGTGAAATATAATGAAGGAGGTTACCTTTGTAAAAGCAACATTGGAGTTAGTAACCTTGCTGAAGCCATTTTTAGGCTTTCTGCTAATGCTTGTCGACTTACTGTCTCTATGCCGTTTGAAGTGATCAAAGCAGGACTTTTTGGAACAAGTGAGTCTAGTTTTGAAGATTTTTTATCAAACTACTGGGAAGTTTCGCCATTTCTGTTACATGGGACAGTGAATGATCCAGATGTCTATGATATGTTCAGCCCATTTAAAAAATCTTTGAGTTGGACAGGGTGTGCTCCTTCCCTTATTTCCTCAATTCTCCATAGTCTAGTGTCATGTTTTCCTATTGCCTCAGATGAACTGAACATCTTCAATTTTCTCAATGAGGTGAAAGACAGATTGGGTTGTCCCATAATCTATAAGCAGGATATAAGAGTTGTAAAAGCAGAATGGCAATCAAGAAAagagatgcattattttcaggATTTTCATCCAGACTGCATTAAGGAACCTCAGTATTTTATGATTGATGATGTCTTGAAGTGTGTCCAAGCATATAAAGAGGGGTATACTATTGCCCTGCGTGGTTTGGAGTTTCGTTTTCAGAGCATTGCTGCTGTTGCAGAAACATTAGCGCTTATGTTTGGTCAACCTTCAGTAGGTGCCAATTTGTACTTAACGCCACCTAATTCTCAAGGGTTGGCTTGTCACTATGATGATCACTGTGTATTTGTATGCCAGATTTTCGGTTCTAAGCAGTGGACTGTATTCTCTCAATCCAGTCAGCTGTTACCACGGTTATATGATGATCTAAATGGTTCTGATATTGACTATACTAAAGCTGGAAAAAGGGAGTTCTTTCTCAAGGAGGGTGATGTGTTGTATATTCCCAGAGGTTTTCCTCATGAAGCTTACACAACCTCTGGAGATGGTTCTCCTGAGTTTTCTTTGCATCTTACACTTAGTATTGAGGTTGAACCTCCTTTTGA GTGGGAAGGAATAATACATTTTGCACTTCATTGCTGGGGTGAAAACCAGAAAAGACCTTGTTTTGATGGCTTGAACTCTCTGTCTCAAAAACTCCATCTTGTGTCTGTTAATCTGTTACATGTTGCTATCGGGATCATTGGCAATTTGGATTCTAGCTTTCGGAAAGCATGCTTAACTGCTGCATTTACCTTGCAGCCAGATGTTTATAATAGGATTTCTCAGTgtcagaaaaattattttttgctcTTAGTTGATAAAGTTCGTACTGAATCTAGATTCTTGGAAGTGCTGAATAGCATAGAGGTTGCAGTTCAGAAAAATGAAGACCCATTTCAACAAATTCGATGGCTTTGGGTTCATCTGGAAAGTGGGACCAGTgatgtatataaaaataaatcttcGATGATTGAAGACATGCTCTCTCTGTGCGACCAACACAAGGATGAATTAGAAGCTGcttttgttaatttaatttccAGGTTTTGTAGTGAGGTGGTATTTGAGGATGTAGTAACTAGGCACATGCTGCTACTTCAGAAGTATAGCAAGATTAGAAAACAATATATTGATG TCTTAGGTAATTAA
- the LOC112697340 gene encoding uncharacterized protein isoform X1, protein MKKKQEQHAEAAYAKRKRKKKLKPSGSALLSLEGSDSNSIFGLLLASLTKHHRPLINKCLLTIRPSLLSQSSFTPILALLPALLSSNCSEIACRAVDIVGAVSLVSLEANEQVASDSQALKGLISLLESPKRKVMLSACNAVLDLSATTFGQRQLLKFYALEKLMYVFLQIFKRVESVSLWSEGNRSFGSLKIGIKEDEVSAGFVSATVTLINTCEVEQLQSIPRSLSDAFLRLLKALWTKVSDQVVMKAAVKYNEGGYLCKSNIGVSNLAEAIFRLSANACRLTVSMPFEVIKAGLFGTSESSFEDFLSNYWEVSPFLLHGTVNDPDVYDMFSPFKKSLSWTGCAPSLISSILHSLVSCFPIASDELNIFNFLNEVKDRLGCPIIYKQDIRVVKAEWQSRKEMHYFQDFHPDCIKEPQYFMIDDVLKCVQAYKEGYTIALRGLEFRFQSIAAVAETLALMFGQPSVGANLYLTPPNSQGLACHYDDHCVFVCQIFGSKQWTVFSQSSQLLPRLYDDLNGSDIDYTKAGKREFFLKEGDVLYIPRGFPHEAYTTSGDGSPEFSLHLTLSIEVEPPFEWEGIIHFALHCWGENQKRPCFDGLNSLSQKLHLVSVNLLHVAIGIIGNLDSSFRKACLTAAFTLQPDVYNRISQCQKNYFLLLVDKVRTESRFLEVLNSIEVAVQKNEDPFQQIRWLWVHLESGTSDVYKNKSSMIEDMLSLCDQHKDELEAAFVNLISRFCSEVVFEDVVTRHMLLLQKYSKIRKQYIDAYGVGCLGVG, encoded by the exons ATGAAGAAGAAGCAGGAGCAGCATGCAGAGGCTGCATACGCCAAACGGAAACGGAAAAAGAAACTGAAACCCTCTGGTTCCGCTCTTCTTAGTCTTGAAGGTTCCGATTCCAATTCCATCTTCGGTTTGTTACTTGCATCTCTTACGAAGCACCACCGTCCCCTTATCAACAAATGCTTACTCACAATTCGCCCTTCCCTTCTCTCCCAATCCTCCTTCACGCCCATTCTAGCTCTCCTCCCTGCTCTTCTCAGCTCCAACTGCTCCGAAATCGCGTGCCGCGCCGTCGATATCGTCGGCGCTGTCTCGCTCGTGTCCTTGGAGGCGAACGAGCAGGTTGCCTCCGATTCCCAGGCTCTTAAGGGTTTGATATCGCTGTTGGAGAGTCCCAAGAGAAAGGTTATGTTATCTGCATGCAATGCGGTGTTGGATTTATCCGCCACCACCTTCGGCCAACGCCAGCTGCTCAAGTTTTATGCTTTGGAGAAACTAAT GTATGTGTTTCTCCAGATTTTTAAGCGTGTAGAATCAGTCTCTCTGTGGTCTGAAGGAAATCGAAGTTTCGGCTCTCTTAAGATTGGGATTAAGGAAGATGAAGTTTCAGCTGGGTTTGTCAGTGCAACTGTTACTCTTATCAATACCTGTGAAGTTGAGCAACTGCAAAGTATCCCAAGAAGCCTTTCTGACGCATTTCTGAGGCTTTTAAAAGCGTTATGGACAAAAGTAAGTGATCAAGTGGTAATGAAAGCAGCTGTGAAATATAATGAAGGAGGTTACCTTTGTAAAAGCAACATTGGAGTTAGTAACCTTGCTGAAGCCATTTTTAGGCTTTCTGCTAATGCTTGTCGACTTACTGTCTCTATGCCGTTTGAAGTGATCAAAGCAGGACTTTTTGGAACAAGTGAGTCTAGTTTTGAAGATTTTTTATCAAACTACTGGGAAGTTTCGCCATTTCTGTTACATGGGACAGTGAATGATCCAGATGTCTATGATATGTTCAGCCCATTTAAAAAATCTTTGAGTTGGACAGGGTGTGCTCCTTCCCTTATTTCCTCAATTCTCCATAGTCTAGTGTCATGTTTTCCTATTGCCTCAGATGAACTGAACATCTTCAATTTTCTCAATGAGGTGAAAGACAGATTGGGTTGTCCCATAATCTATAAGCAGGATATAAGAGTTGTAAAAGCAGAATGGCAATCAAGAAAagagatgcattattttcaggATTTTCATCCAGACTGCATTAAGGAACCTCAGTATTTTATGATTGATGATGTCTTGAAGTGTGTCCAAGCATATAAAGAGGGGTATACTATTGCCCTGCGTGGTTTGGAGTTTCGTTTTCAGAGCATTGCTGCTGTTGCAGAAACATTAGCGCTTATGTTTGGTCAACCTTCAGTAGGTGCCAATTTGTACTTAACGCCACCTAATTCTCAAGGGTTGGCTTGTCACTATGATGATCACTGTGTATTTGTATGCCAGATTTTCGGTTCTAAGCAGTGGACTGTATTCTCTCAATCCAGTCAGCTGTTACCACGGTTATATGATGATCTAAATGGTTCTGATATTGACTATACTAAAGCTGGAAAAAGGGAGTTCTTTCTCAAGGAGGGTGATGTGTTGTATATTCCCAGAGGTTTTCCTCATGAAGCTTACACAACCTCTGGAGATGGTTCTCCTGAGTTTTCTTTGCATCTTACACTTAGTATTGAGGTTGAACCTCCTTTTGA GTGGGAAGGAATAATACATTTTGCACTTCATTGCTGGGGTGAAAACCAGAAAAGACCTTGTTTTGATGGCTTGAACTCTCTGTCTCAAAAACTCCATCTTGTGTCTGTTAATCTGTTACATGTTGCTATCGGGATCATTGGCAATTTGGATTCTAGCTTTCGGAAAGCATGCTTAACTGCTGCATTTACCTTGCAGCCAGATGTTTATAATAGGATTTCTCAGTgtcagaaaaattattttttgctcTTAGTTGATAAAGTTCGTACTGAATCTAGATTCTTGGAAGTGCTGAATAGCATAGAGGTTGCAGTTCAGAAAAATGAAGACCCATTTCAACAAATTCGATGGCTTTGGGTTCATCTGGAAAGTGGGACCAGTgatgtatataaaaataaatcttcGATGATTGAAGACATGCTCTCTCTGTGCGACCAACACAAGGATGAATTAGAAGCTGcttttgttaatttaatttccAGGTTTTGTAGTGAGGTGGTATTTGAGGATGTAGTAACTAGGCACATGCTGCTACTTCAGAAGTATAGCAAGATTAGAAAACAATATATTGATG CCTATGGTGTGGGATGTTTAGGAGTTGGATGA